One Chanodichthys erythropterus isolate Z2021 chromosome 22, ASM2448905v1, whole genome shotgun sequence DNA window includes the following coding sequences:
- the shroom3 gene encoding protein Shroom3 isoform X3: MKDSEAFAESARECCPGPCCSDPRPLTPSRDGRCSGGVKLRIKNRRSEPGSRPHSWHSTKLGEGPQDSDSMMQVTQGGVGTPWHQSYHSSASTTDLSGFETGFLRKSPDQYSSRGSMESLDHTHPAYSSCYQLSSSKSSSSIDHLHSKRDSAYSSFSTSSSIPEYLATASSFNKERSYSMENVPQREGMQQADIRYIRTVYDPQQGVSEEHEITSAALMRTNDSRAQSRSGNVPGMICHRGSSSSGSSGSSGSTTSSQRHSVGTVWDPAQNRHSYENLKGAPAPPLRSDSYAAFRNHERPNSWSSLEHARSQRALNKGSWHHSSGSVATGKSSFGAEGQLHTVIEKSPESSPTTKPKQGCPQAAPGRLMLPTSIYPVPPPEPHFAQIPTSNPNSGSVYPALAKESKQNHHCDHLGGPVKEDRVTLENGYQSNSPSPNPVQTYVSSQPKLSDKVQDDTQVKPVFYRPHLQPQVQKSQTPYVPQERRDPYTPVQTRGERPRFTLGMEVYDNYRPRDEEQNKCNEQNIHPDPLHTGKLAQGQVAQTYRGNFVQTQGSDNLVKPSRHYSDSSILQQRGQDFDHPLTRLENALAEVQRGISPESTASQCSFQSERSMSVLEKVSHFERQQVKPRSHSSLSYHGSMARPSQTPRPSSAKSSFSGVEDVHNMLERSNSSIPHGRTQSASSMGSYDGHMEAQQDFQMRRGSSDLVQHRQQKEPVVTHKICLQRSKSTFQLGEGNGKDIQGKGDIQDILGPIQDTSFNRAYRDSIKDAQSKVLRSTSFRRRDLSVNPPPVPAKHLSLERKGPSTSPKPATTSPHTPKERHVVPVEAPIRTSPPELPSVPAVGPPVIRICGRKRFTMEQKKRSYSEPENMHEVGVLTQEISQAERNVQQQFLASETSVADRRRMFEQAANRNTEPRFFSSRPDLKQMQQDALVEYMERKTGRRVDGRPKRPHSAYLQSASSSADLRSLNSTPSVCSLQEPGHDGLSGGICKASTLPAGMQSSFYPLRGTQNHIRPEFFAHQSQGTNSESHKPDPTLTRNTLPQHLEAVFERATSARSSGRSASAEDLLDRSEERPIPQHFRSKSSPVENFSQDFIAGEFQMFKVSSKESSENRVLANMGHKQPSCSARTERSYQLNQGPVQQNAPVLRRERQRHSDRPRAISASGLAASVGLPCPFTSPGTSASLDWHNGDRLCQPNLDSIAFPETGPQSPSGALGMVRQNSSDTSTSEDTLKDFPCLVATPSPPHPEVTGSQLARSSDSKPPTLSKSPDSPTRPLLSLRISESNLNDVQSIAVLQDDDEVFLAPLPPPPSPPPPPPPIKETEITEDFPPPPPLTPQFKEDVGLMEALQHPGLLQPINDCENLADTSVHPEPDTTPSLTPDPQSTSNTSTSSQPQSPSSAPLEEDTSEILEPDYHLLSRRERTHGELLVETLTRELVSHDKSLTSLLDTWAGKTTLDLMEDIFPSHSTSPHRRSSSHPGHRAQDDPCAPDTPSQAVPRKMETNLDDDEAYLNQKKGELLQALHASIRSLQGEREGLLEQQKRFGALGGSMEALVQERCKPNEREKYRMFVGDLEKIVNLLLSLSARLARVENALSSLDDDEESVEEKESLQLKRKQLCSQQEDARELKENLDRRERVVQDILASYLSRPQLHDYQRYIRIKPALLIRQRHLDELIRQGEEQVRRLEDTLPPEYHPKNTDPAPQTQACFNSTHLSRPTTVTSL, from the exons ACGGAGTGAGCCTGGATCTCGACCTCATTCCTGGCATTCTACGAAGCTGGGCGAGGGCCCTCAGGACTCAGACAGCATGATGCAAGTCACCCAGGGTGGTGTGGGAACCCCCTGGCACCAGAGCTACCACTCCAG TGCCTCCACCACAGACCTATCAGGATTTGAGACGGGATTCCTTAGGAAGAGTCCAGATCAGTACAGTTCCCGGGGCAGCATGGAGAGCCTAGACCACACTCACCCAGCCTATAGCTCCTGCTATCAACTATCATCATCCAAATCCTCCAGCAGCATCGATCACCTGCACAGCAAGCGGGATTCTGCATACAGTTCCTTCTCGACCAGCTCTAGTATCCCAGAGTACCTTGCCACGGCATCATCGTTTAACAAGGAGAGATCATATTCCATGGAGAATGTTCCACAGAGAGAAGGGATGCAACAGGCCGATATACGCTACATACGCACCGTGTACGACCCCCAACAGGGTGTGTCTGAAGAGCATGAGATTACCTCTGCAGCATTAATGAGAACCAATGACAGCAGAGCACAGTCTAGAAGTGGGAATGTCCCGGGCATGATCTGTCATCGTGGCAGCAGTAGTAGTGGAAGCAGTGGGAGCAGTGGAAGCACCACCAGCTCACAACGCCACAGTGTTGGGACAGTCTGGGATCCAGCTCAAAACCGGCACTCTTATGAGAACCTAAAGGGGGCGCCAGCTCCTCCATTACGCAGCGACAGTTATGCAGCATTTCGCAACCATGAGCGTCCCAACTCTTGGTCAAGTCTTGAGCATGCTCGCTCACAGCGGGCACTTAACAAGGGTTCTTGGCATCACTCAAGTGGTTCTGTGGCAACAGGAAAGTCATCGTTTGGAGCTGAAGGTCAGTTGCACACTGTGATTGAAAAAAGCCCTGAAAGTAGCCCCACCACCAAACCCAAACAAGGTTGCCCTCAGGCCGCACCTGGCCGCCTCATGTTACCCACCAGCATCTACCCTGTTCCACCACCCGAGCCACATTTTGCACAAATCCCAACCAGCAACCCTAACTCTGGTAGTGTCTACCCAGCACTGGCCAAGGAGAGCAAGCAAAATCATCACTGTGACCACTTAGGTGGACCAGTGAAAGAGGACAGGGTCACCCTTGAAAATGGATACCAAAGCAATTCTCCCAGCCCAAACCCAGTCCAAACCTATGTTTCATCACAACCTAAGCTCTCCGATAAAGTGCAAGATGACACACAAGTTAAACCTGTTTTTTATCGGCCTCATTTGCAACCACAAGTGCAGAAGTCACAAACACCATATGTACCCCAGGAGAGGAGGGACCCTTACACCCCTGTGCAAACAAGAGGAGAGAGGCCAAGGTTTACTCTTGGTATGGAAGTATACGACAACTACAGGCCTCGAGATGAAGaacaaaataaatgcaatgAGCAAAACATCCATCCAGACCCACTTCACACTGGGAAACTTGCACAGGGACAAGTTGCTCAAACGTACAGAGGAAACTTTGTCCAAACTCAAGGAAGTGACAACCTAGTCAAACCTTCAAGGCACTACAGTGACTCTAGTATTCTCCAGCAGAGAGGTCAAGACTTTGATCACCCCCTGACCAGACTGGAGAATGCACTTGCTGAGGTTCAACGAGGCATCAGTCCTGAGAGTACTGCTAGCCAATGCAGTTTCCAGAGTGAGCGTAGCATGTCTGTGCTGGAGAAAGTAAGTCATTTTGAGAGACAGCAAGTCAAACCTCGTAGTCACAGCAGCCTCTCCTACCATGGTTCTATGGCTCGTCCGAGCCAAACACCAAGACCTTCCAGTGCCAAGAGCTCCTTCTCTGGTGTGGAGGATGTGCACAACATGTTGGAGAGAAGCAACAGCTCAATTCCTCATGGGAGAACTCAGAGTGCTTCTAGCATGGGAAGCTATGATGGACACATGGAAGCGCAGCAGGATTTCCAAATGAGACGTGGGAGTAGTGATCTTGTCCAACATCGTCAGCAAAAAGAACCTGTTGTCACCCACAAGATCTGTCTTCAAAGAAGTAAGAGCACCTTTCAGCTTGGTGAGGGGAATGGTAAAGACATCCAGGGGAAAGGTGACATTCAAGACATCTTGGGCCCCATCCAAGACACATCTTTTAACAGAGCATATAGAGACAGCATTAAGGATGCCCAGTCTAAGGTTCTCAGGTCAACTTCCTTCAGAAGACGGGACCTTAGTGTTAACCCTCCACCAGTGCCAGCCAAACACTTGTCCCTAGAACGAAAAGGACCAAGTACAAGTCCCAAACCAGCTACAACATCTCCACATACTCCAAAGGAACGCCATGTTGTTCCTGTTGAAGCACCAATTAGAACCTCGCCTCCTGAACTCCCTAGTGTCCCAGCTGTTGGACCCCCAGTTATACGGATCTGTGGACGCAAACGGTTCACGATGGAGCAAAAGAAACGATCATATTCCGAGCCTGAAAATATGCATGAAGTTGGAGTGTTGACTCAGGAAATCAGTCAGGCTGAGAGGAATGTTCAACAGCAGTTTCTGGCGAGTGAGACGAGTGTTGCAGACCGACGCAGGATGTTTGAGCAGGCGGCGAATCGTAACACTGAGCCCAGATTTTTCTCCTCCAGGCCTGATTTGAAGCAAATGCAGCAAGATGCCTTAGTTGAGTACATGGAGCGCAAAACAGGTAGAAGAGTAGACGGACGTCCAAAACGCCCACATAGCGCTTATCTACAGTCTGCTTCCTCTTCCGCTGACTTGCGGAGCCTCAACTCTACCCCAAGTGTGTGCTCTTTGCAAGAGCCGGGACATGATGGCCTCTCTGGTGGGATATGTAAAGCCTCCACCCTTCCTGCAGGAATGCAAAGCTCCTTTTACCCTCTCAGGGGCACCCAAAACCACATACGGCCTGAGTTCTTTGCCCATCAGTCACAAGGCACAAATTCTGAATCTCATAAACCAGACCCAACCCTGACCAGAAATACCCTTCCACAGCACCTGGAGGCTGTTTTCGAGAGAGCCACATCAGCTAGAAGCTCAGGGAGGTCAGCTTCAGCTGAGGATTTGCTGGACCGTAGTGAAGAACGTCCCATTCCCCAGCACTTCCGCTCCAAGTCGTCTCCAGTGGAGAACTTTAGTCAG GACTTCATAGCCGGAGAGTTTCAGATGTTTAAAGTTTCCTCCAAGGAATCCTCTGAAAACAG GGTGTTGGCGAACATGGGACATAAACAGCCATCATGTTCAGCACGTACAGAAAGGAGTTACCAGCTAAACCAAGGTCCTGTCCAGCAAAACGCACCTGTGTTGAGGCGAGAGCGTCAGAGACATTCAGACCGGCCAAGAGCGATAAGCGCTTCTGGTCTAGCTGCATCTGTGGGACTTCCTTGCCCTTTCACTTCTCCAGGAACTTCCGCCAGCCTCGACTGGCATAACGGAGACAGACTGTGTCAACCAAACCTGGATTCTATTGCTTTTCCCGAAACTGGCCCGCAAAGTCCGTCCGGAGCGCTGGGAATGGTGCGGCAAAACTCCAGCGACACCAGCACTTCTGAAGACACCCTGAAGGACTTCCCGTGTCTGGTGGCCACTCCGTCACCTCCGCACCCAGAGGTCACAGGGTCACAACTTGCACGGTCATCCGATTCAAAGCCGCCCACCCTTTCCAAGAGCCCCGACTCCCCAACAAGGCCACTCCTGTCTCTTCGAATCTCAGAGTCTAATCTAAACGATGTTCAGAGTATAGCTGTGCTGCAAGATGATGATGAAGTGTTTTTAGCTCCACTGCCACCGCCACCTTCAcctccaccaccaccaccacccaTCAAAGAGACAGAGATTACAGAGGACTTCCCACCTCCTCCGCCTCTCACACCCCAATTCAAGGAGGATGTGGGTCTGATGGAAGCTTTGCAGCATCCAGGACTATTACAGCCCATCAA CGATTGTGAGAATCTGGCCGATACATCAGTCCATCCAGAACCTGACACGACTCCATCGCTGACCCCTGACCCACAGTCCACCTCAAACACCAGCACTTCATCTCAACCCCAGTCCCCTAGCAGCGCTCCTCTAGAGGAAGACACCTCTGAGATACTGGAACCCGACTACCATCTGCTGTCCAGAAGAGAGCGGACACACGGCGAGCTGCTGGTGGAGACTTTAACCCGAGAGCTGGTGAGCCACGACAAATCCCTCACCTCGCTCTTAGACACCTGGGCAGGTAAAACAACCCTCGATCTGATGGAGGACATCTTCCCTTCACACTCCACATCTCCACACAGGAGGAGCAGCAGCCATCCGGGTCACAG GGCTCAAGATGATCCATGTGCTCCAGATACTCCCTCTCAGGCTGTTCCAAGAAAAATGGAAACCAACCTGGATGATGACGAAGCTTATTTGAATCAAAAGAAG GGAGAGCTGTTGCAAGCGCTGCATGCGAGCATCAGATCGCTGCAGGGGGAGAGAGAGGGTCTGTTGGAGCAGCAGAAGCGATTCGGAGCTCTAGGCGGCAGCATGGAAGCTTTAGTTCAGGAACGCTGCAAACCCAACGAGAGAGAGAAGTACCGCATGTTCGTGGGAGACCTGGAGAAGATCGTGAACCTGCTGCTGTCACTGAGCGCCCGACTCGCCCGCGTGGAAAACGCACTCAGCTCGCTGGATGACGACGAGGAGAGTGTAGAAGAGAAG GAATCACTGCAGCTGAAGCGGAAGCAGTTGTGCAGTCAACAGGAAGACGCTCGTGAGCTGAAGGAAAACCTGGACCGGCGCGAGCGAGTGGTTCAGGATATTCTGGCCAGTTACTTGAGCCGCCCTCAGCTGCACGACTACCAGCGTTACATCCGCATCAAACCCGCCCTGCTGATACGACAGCGCCACCTGGATGAGCTCATACGTCAGGGGGAGGAGCAAGTGAGGCGGCTGGAGGACACCCTCCCCCCTGAGTACCACCCAAAGAACACTGACCCCGCCCCCCAAACGCAAGCTTGTTTTAACTCCACCCACCTGTCACGTCCCACCACTGTGACCTCACTCTGA
- the shroom3 gene encoding protein Shroom3 isoform X1: MDNSFPGSSSAVIQKGKFVFVEAQLQGGAPWGFTLKGGLEHDEPLIISKVEEGGKASLLQHPLQVGDEVVIINEVELSGWRQEAISLVKGSYKTLRLTVRRECCPGPCCSDPRPLTPSRDGRCSGGVKLRIKNRRSEPGSRPHSWHSTKLGEGPQDSDSMMQVTQGGVGTPWHQSYHSSASTTDLSGFETGFLRKSPDQYSSRGSMESLDHTHPAYSSCYQLSSSKSSSSIDHLHSKRDSAYSSFSTSSSIPEYLATASSFNKERSYSMENVPQREGMQQADIRYIRTVYDPQQGVSEEHEITSAALMRTNDSRAQSRSGNVPGMICHRGSSSSGSSGSSGSTTSSQRHSVGTVWDPAQNRHSYENLKGAPAPPLRSDSYAAFRNHERPNSWSSLEHARSQRALNKGSWHHSSGSVATGKSSFGAEGQLHTVIEKSPESSPTTKPKQGCPQAAPGRLMLPTSIYPVPPPEPHFAQIPTSNPNSGSVYPALAKESKQNHHCDHLGGPVKEDRVTLENGYQSNSPSPNPVQTYVSSQPKLSDKVQDDTQVKPVFYRPHLQPQVQKSQTPYVPQERRDPYTPVQTRGERPRFTLGMEVYDNYRPRDEEQNKCNEQNIHPDPLHTGKLAQGQVAQTYRGNFVQTQGSDNLVKPSRHYSDSSILQQRGQDFDHPLTRLENALAEVQRGISPESTASQCSFQSERSMSVLEKVSHFERQQVKPRSHSSLSYHGSMARPSQTPRPSSAKSSFSGVEDVHNMLERSNSSIPHGRTQSASSMGSYDGHMEAQQDFQMRRGSSDLVQHRQQKEPVVTHKICLQRSKSTFQLGEGNGKDIQGKGDIQDILGPIQDTSFNRAYRDSIKDAQSKVLRSTSFRRRDLSVNPPPVPAKHLSLERKGPSTSPKPATTSPHTPKERHVVPVEAPIRTSPPELPSVPAVGPPVIRICGRKRFTMEQKKRSYSEPENMHEVGVLTQEISQAERNVQQQFLASETSVADRRRMFEQAANRNTEPRFFSSRPDLKQMQQDALVEYMERKTGRRVDGRPKRPHSAYLQSASSSADLRSLNSTPSVCSLQEPGHDGLSGGICKASTLPAGMQSSFYPLRGTQNHIRPEFFAHQSQGTNSESHKPDPTLTRNTLPQHLEAVFERATSARSSGRSASAEDLLDRSEERPIPQHFRSKSSPVENFSQDFIAGEFQMFKVSSKESSENRVLANMGHKQPSCSARTERSYQLNQGPVQQNAPVLRRERQRHSDRPRAISASGLAASVGLPCPFTSPGTSASLDWHNGDRLCQPNLDSIAFPETGPQSPSGALGMVRQNSSDTSTSEDTLKDFPCLVATPSPPHPEVTGSQLARSSDSKPPTLSKSPDSPTRPLLSLRISESNLNDVQSIAVLQDDDEVFLAPLPPPPSPPPPPPPIKETEITEDFPPPPPLTPQFKEDVGLMEALQHPGLLQPINDCENLADTSVHPEPDTTPSLTPDPQSTSNTSTSSQPQSPSSAPLEEDTSEILEPDYHLLSRRERTHGELLVETLTRELVSHDKSLTSLLDTWAGKTTLDLMEDIFPSHSTSPHRRSSSHPGHRAQDDPCAPDTPSQAVPRKMETNLDDDEAYLNQKKGELLQALHASIRSLQGEREGLLEQQKRFGALGGSMEALVQERCKPNEREKYRMFVGDLEKIVNLLLSLSARLARVENALSSLDDDEESVEEKESLQLKRKQLCSQQEDARELKENLDRRERVVQDILASYLSRPQLHDYQRYIRIKPALLIRQRHLDELIRQGEEQVRRLEDTLPPEYHPKNTDPAPQTQACFNSTHLSRPTTVTSL, encoded by the exons ACGGAGTGAGCCTGGATCTCGACCTCATTCCTGGCATTCTACGAAGCTGGGCGAGGGCCCTCAGGACTCAGACAGCATGATGCAAGTCACCCAGGGTGGTGTGGGAACCCCCTGGCACCAGAGCTACCACTCCAG TGCCTCCACCACAGACCTATCAGGATTTGAGACGGGATTCCTTAGGAAGAGTCCAGATCAGTACAGTTCCCGGGGCAGCATGGAGAGCCTAGACCACACTCACCCAGCCTATAGCTCCTGCTATCAACTATCATCATCCAAATCCTCCAGCAGCATCGATCACCTGCACAGCAAGCGGGATTCTGCATACAGTTCCTTCTCGACCAGCTCTAGTATCCCAGAGTACCTTGCCACGGCATCATCGTTTAACAAGGAGAGATCATATTCCATGGAGAATGTTCCACAGAGAGAAGGGATGCAACAGGCCGATATACGCTACATACGCACCGTGTACGACCCCCAACAGGGTGTGTCTGAAGAGCATGAGATTACCTCTGCAGCATTAATGAGAACCAATGACAGCAGAGCACAGTCTAGAAGTGGGAATGTCCCGGGCATGATCTGTCATCGTGGCAGCAGTAGTAGTGGAAGCAGTGGGAGCAGTGGAAGCACCACCAGCTCACAACGCCACAGTGTTGGGACAGTCTGGGATCCAGCTCAAAACCGGCACTCTTATGAGAACCTAAAGGGGGCGCCAGCTCCTCCATTACGCAGCGACAGTTATGCAGCATTTCGCAACCATGAGCGTCCCAACTCTTGGTCAAGTCTTGAGCATGCTCGCTCACAGCGGGCACTTAACAAGGGTTCTTGGCATCACTCAAGTGGTTCTGTGGCAACAGGAAAGTCATCGTTTGGAGCTGAAGGTCAGTTGCACACTGTGATTGAAAAAAGCCCTGAAAGTAGCCCCACCACCAAACCCAAACAAGGTTGCCCTCAGGCCGCACCTGGCCGCCTCATGTTACCCACCAGCATCTACCCTGTTCCACCACCCGAGCCACATTTTGCACAAATCCCAACCAGCAACCCTAACTCTGGTAGTGTCTACCCAGCACTGGCCAAGGAGAGCAAGCAAAATCATCACTGTGACCACTTAGGTGGACCAGTGAAAGAGGACAGGGTCACCCTTGAAAATGGATACCAAAGCAATTCTCCCAGCCCAAACCCAGTCCAAACCTATGTTTCATCACAACCTAAGCTCTCCGATAAAGTGCAAGATGACACACAAGTTAAACCTGTTTTTTATCGGCCTCATTTGCAACCACAAGTGCAGAAGTCACAAACACCATATGTACCCCAGGAGAGGAGGGACCCTTACACCCCTGTGCAAACAAGAGGAGAGAGGCCAAGGTTTACTCTTGGTATGGAAGTATACGACAACTACAGGCCTCGAGATGAAGaacaaaataaatgcaatgAGCAAAACATCCATCCAGACCCACTTCACACTGGGAAACTTGCACAGGGACAAGTTGCTCAAACGTACAGAGGAAACTTTGTCCAAACTCAAGGAAGTGACAACCTAGTCAAACCTTCAAGGCACTACAGTGACTCTAGTATTCTCCAGCAGAGAGGTCAAGACTTTGATCACCCCCTGACCAGACTGGAGAATGCACTTGCTGAGGTTCAACGAGGCATCAGTCCTGAGAGTACTGCTAGCCAATGCAGTTTCCAGAGTGAGCGTAGCATGTCTGTGCTGGAGAAAGTAAGTCATTTTGAGAGACAGCAAGTCAAACCTCGTAGTCACAGCAGCCTCTCCTACCATGGTTCTATGGCTCGTCCGAGCCAAACACCAAGACCTTCCAGTGCCAAGAGCTCCTTCTCTGGTGTGGAGGATGTGCACAACATGTTGGAGAGAAGCAACAGCTCAATTCCTCATGGGAGAACTCAGAGTGCTTCTAGCATGGGAAGCTATGATGGACACATGGAAGCGCAGCAGGATTTCCAAATGAGACGTGGGAGTAGTGATCTTGTCCAACATCGTCAGCAAAAAGAACCTGTTGTCACCCACAAGATCTGTCTTCAAAGAAGTAAGAGCACCTTTCAGCTTGGTGAGGGGAATGGTAAAGACATCCAGGGGAAAGGTGACATTCAAGACATCTTGGGCCCCATCCAAGACACATCTTTTAACAGAGCATATAGAGACAGCATTAAGGATGCCCAGTCTAAGGTTCTCAGGTCAACTTCCTTCAGAAGACGGGACCTTAGTGTTAACCCTCCACCAGTGCCAGCCAAACACTTGTCCCTAGAACGAAAAGGACCAAGTACAAGTCCCAAACCAGCTACAACATCTCCACATACTCCAAAGGAACGCCATGTTGTTCCTGTTGAAGCACCAATTAGAACCTCGCCTCCTGAACTCCCTAGTGTCCCAGCTGTTGGACCCCCAGTTATACGGATCTGTGGACGCAAACGGTTCACGATGGAGCAAAAGAAACGATCATATTCCGAGCCTGAAAATATGCATGAAGTTGGAGTGTTGACTCAGGAAATCAGTCAGGCTGAGAGGAATGTTCAACAGCAGTTTCTGGCGAGTGAGACGAGTGTTGCAGACCGACGCAGGATGTTTGAGCAGGCGGCGAATCGTAACACTGAGCCCAGATTTTTCTCCTCCAGGCCTGATTTGAAGCAAATGCAGCAAGATGCCTTAGTTGAGTACATGGAGCGCAAAACAGGTAGAAGAGTAGACGGACGTCCAAAACGCCCACATAGCGCTTATCTACAGTCTGCTTCCTCTTCCGCTGACTTGCGGAGCCTCAACTCTACCCCAAGTGTGTGCTCTTTGCAAGAGCCGGGACATGATGGCCTCTCTGGTGGGATATGTAAAGCCTCCACCCTTCCTGCAGGAATGCAAAGCTCCTTTTACCCTCTCAGGGGCACCCAAAACCACATACGGCCTGAGTTCTTTGCCCATCAGTCACAAGGCACAAATTCTGAATCTCATAAACCAGACCCAACCCTGACCAGAAATACCCTTCCACAGCACCTGGAGGCTGTTTTCGAGAGAGCCACATCAGCTAGAAGCTCAGGGAGGTCAGCTTCAGCTGAGGATTTGCTGGACCGTAGTGAAGAACGTCCCATTCCCCAGCACTTCCGCTCCAAGTCGTCTCCAGTGGAGAACTTTAGTCAG GACTTCATAGCCGGAGAGTTTCAGATGTTTAAAGTTTCCTCCAAGGAATCCTCTGAAAACAG GGTGTTGGCGAACATGGGACATAAACAGCCATCATGTTCAGCACGTACAGAAAGGAGTTACCAGCTAAACCAAGGTCCTGTCCAGCAAAACGCACCTGTGTTGAGGCGAGAGCGTCAGAGACATTCAGACCGGCCAAGAGCGATAAGCGCTTCTGGTCTAGCTGCATCTGTGGGACTTCCTTGCCCTTTCACTTCTCCAGGAACTTCCGCCAGCCTCGACTGGCATAACGGAGACAGACTGTGTCAACCAAACCTGGATTCTATTGCTTTTCCCGAAACTGGCCCGCAAAGTCCGTCCGGAGCGCTGGGAATGGTGCGGCAAAACTCCAGCGACACCAGCACTTCTGAAGACACCCTGAAGGACTTCCCGTGTCTGGTGGCCACTCCGTCACCTCCGCACCCAGAGGTCACAGGGTCACAACTTGCACGGTCATCCGATTCAAAGCCGCCCACCCTTTCCAAGAGCCCCGACTCCCCAACAAGGCCACTCCTGTCTCTTCGAATCTCAGAGTCTAATCTAAACGATGTTCAGAGTATAGCTGTGCTGCAAGATGATGATGAAGTGTTTTTAGCTCCACTGCCACCGCCACCTTCAcctccaccaccaccaccacccaTCAAAGAGACAGAGATTACAGAGGACTTCCCACCTCCTCCGCCTCTCACACCCCAATTCAAGGAGGATGTGGGTCTGATGGAAGCTTTGCAGCATCCAGGACTATTACAGCCCATCAA CGATTGTGAGAATCTGGCCGATACATCAGTCCATCCAGAACCTGACACGACTCCATCGCTGACCCCTGACCCACAGTCCACCTCAAACACCAGCACTTCATCTCAACCCCAGTCCCCTAGCAGCGCTCCTCTAGAGGAAGACACCTCTGAGATACTGGAACCCGACTACCATCTGCTGTCCAGAAGAGAGCGGACACACGGCGAGCTGCTGGTGGAGACTTTAACCCGAGAGCTGGTGAGCCACGACAAATCCCTCACCTCGCTCTTAGACACCTGGGCAGGTAAAACAACCCTCGATCTGATGGAGGACATCTTCCCTTCACACTCCACATCTCCACACAGGAGGAGCAGCAGCCATCCGGGTCACAG GGCTCAAGATGATCCATGTGCTCCAGATACTCCCTCTCAGGCTGTTCCAAGAAAAATGGAAACCAACCTGGATGATGACGAAGCTTATTTGAATCAAAAGAAG GGAGAGCTGTTGCAAGCGCTGCATGCGAGCATCAGATCGCTGCAGGGGGAGAGAGAGGGTCTGTTGGAGCAGCAGAAGCGATTCGGAGCTCTAGGCGGCAGCATGGAAGCTTTAGTTCAGGAACGCTGCAAACCCAACGAGAGAGAGAAGTACCGCATGTTCGTGGGAGACCTGGAGAAGATCGTGAACCTGCTGCTGTCACTGAGCGCCCGACTCGCCCGCGTGGAAAACGCACTCAGCTCGCTGGATGACGACGAGGAGAGTGTAGAAGAGAAG GAATCACTGCAGCTGAAGCGGAAGCAGTTGTGCAGTCAACAGGAAGACGCTCGTGAGCTGAAGGAAAACCTGGACCGGCGCGAGCGAGTGGTTCAGGATATTCTGGCCAGTTACTTGAGCCGCCCTCAGCTGCACGACTACCAGCGTTACATCCGCATCAAACCCGCCCTGCTGATACGACAGCGCCACCTGGATGAGCTCATACGTCAGGGGGAGGAGCAAGTGAGGCGGCTGGAGGACACCCTCCCCCCTGAGTACCACCCAAAGAACACTGACCCCGCCCCCCAAACGCAAGCTTGTTTTAACTCCACCCACCTGTCACGTCCCACCACTGTGACCTCACTCTGA